One window from the genome of [Clostridium] celerecrescens 18A encodes:
- a CDS encoding helix-turn-helix domain-containing protein encodes MAEIHYLISDASKKVDVESHVLRYWEDELELKIPRNEMGHRYYTEAHIRLFKQIKDLKDKGYQLKAIKTALDKVIEEGRDPVIPDELLEGQVAQELKESAISGTEDGTGLDVHNTAQISIAQEKMEQFQEIMNHIIGRALEVNNEQLSQDVSCLVNDKVIKEMEYLLSLKEEKEEERFKQLDELMRSYQKDNKGRAEAAASKIPFFNRKKKFGRNGKKL; translated from the coding sequence ATGGCTGAGATACATTACTTAATATCGGATGCATCGAAGAAGGTCGATGTGGAGTCTCATGTCCTTAGATACTGGGAGGACGAGCTGGAGTTGAAGATTCCCAGAAATGAGATGGGGCACCGGTATTACACTGAAGCACACATCCGTTTATTCAAGCAGATCAAGGACTTAAAGGACAAGGGGTATCAGTTAAAGGCCATTAAGACAGCGCTTGATAAGGTTATTGAGGAGGGCAGAGACCCTGTCATACCAGATGAGTTACTGGAAGGACAGGTAGCTCAGGAATTAAAAGAGAGTGCAATATCTGGCACTGAGGATGGGACAGGCCTGGATGTACATAACACGGCGCAGATTTCCATTGCCCAGGAGAAAATGGAGCAGTTTCAGGAAATCATGAACCATATCATTGGACGGGCTTTAGAGGTAAATAATGAGCAGTTAAGCCAGGATGTCAGCTGCTTGGTTAATGACAAGGTCATTAAGGAAATGGAATATTTATTGAGTTTAAAAGAAGAAAAAGAAGAAGAGCGTTTCAAACAGTTGGACGAGCTTATGCGTTCGTATCAAAAGGACAACAAAGGGCGTGCAGAAGCTGCTGCTTCTAAGATCCCATTTTTTAATCGTAAGAAGAAGTTCGGGCGAAATGGAAAAAAGTTATAA